A window of Dyella terrae contains these coding sequences:
- a CDS encoding SphA family protein, with translation MRCTARTVAIVLAMLGGSVAVTAQATEGAGGLYLLGSQALGAGNSPAPGWYATAAVAQYSGRVGSATVGGVTLLYMKKRVDSVGLNLLYAPKTKIFGAQAAIAITVPYAYLQLSGAVTGVRSFSRTVSNKDFGDTAITGRLGWKVGDHFAHAVTVTAWAPTGEYAKGFNASLGHNRWAGDFLWAMTYATKSRLEWSAAVGYGINGVNPITHYRSGNEAHLELALGKRLPPHWVIGVAAYTYRQVTSDSGRGATLGRLEGRVSGAGPAVNFGTRIGGHVLAIGGRYYKEFDAKNHFHGDVVIVSTTLRL, from the coding sequence ATGCGTTGTACTGCTCGGACCGTCGCCATCGTGCTGGCCATGCTTGGCGGCAGCGTCGCGGTGACCGCGCAGGCTACTGAAGGCGCTGGCGGGCTCTACCTGCTGGGGAGTCAGGCGCTGGGGGCGGGCAATTCACCGGCGCCGGGGTGGTATGCGACGGCAGCGGTGGCGCAGTACAGCGGGCGGGTGGGAAGTGCGACGGTGGGTGGCGTGACGTTGCTTTACATGAAGAAGCGCGTCGACAGCGTCGGACTTAATCTGCTCTATGCACCGAAGACAAAGATCTTCGGGGCGCAAGCTGCAATCGCGATAACGGTGCCATACGCCTATCTGCAACTGAGTGGCGCGGTGACGGGCGTGCGTTCGTTCTCCCGCACGGTGAGCAACAAGGACTTTGGCGACACGGCCATCACTGGCCGGCTCGGGTGGAAAGTAGGCGATCACTTCGCCCATGCCGTGACGGTAACCGCGTGGGCGCCGACCGGTGAATACGCCAAAGGCTTCAATGCATCACTGGGACATAACCGCTGGGCGGGCGACTTCTTGTGGGCGATGACGTATGCGACGAAGTCGCGCCTGGAGTGGTCGGCGGCCGTGGGTTACGGGATCAATGGCGTCAACCCGATCACGCATTATCGGAGCGGCAATGAGGCACATCTGGAGCTGGCGTTGGGCAAGCGCCTGCCGCCGCATTGGGTGATTGGCGTGGCGGCGTATACGTATCGGCAGGTGACGTCGGATTCCGGGCGCGGCGCGACGCTGGGGCGGCTGGAAGGGCGGGTGAGTGGCGCGGGGCCGGCGGTGAATTTCGGGACGCGGATCGGCGGGCATGTGCTGGCGATCGGCGGGCGTTACTACAAAGAGTTTGATGCGAAGAATCACTTTCATGGGGATGTGGTGATTGTGTCGACGACGTTGCGGTTGTGA